The bacterium DNA window TGCGGTGATAGAGGACGCCGCCCCGGGGATCGGCTCGCTCTACAAGGGCAAGCCCGCCGGCAGCATCGCCCTGGGGGCCACTTTCAGCTTCCAGGGGGCCAAGCCACTGGTCATGGGCGAGGGCGGCTGCCTGGTCACCAACGACGACAATTTCTTCGACCGCGCCTACTACTACTGGGACCACTGCCGCGACAACAGCCAGGTGCTCTACCTGACCGGCATCGGCTTCAAGTACAAACTCTCCAACATCCAGGCCGCCCTGGGATTGGCCCAGCTGGAGCGCATGGATGAGATCATCGAGAAACGCCGCCAGATTTTCTTCTGGTACCGCGACCGTCTGGGCAATATCGAGGGACTGCGGCTCAACGCCGAGCGGCCCGGCTGCCGCAACAATTTCTACGTGCCGACCATGATCGTGGAGAAGGATTTCGGGATCGAGCCCGTGCCCCTGATGGCGGCGATGAACCAGCGCGGGGTGCGTAACCGCCCGTTCTTCCGGCCGATCAGCAAGTTCCCGATGTTCAAGCCAGCGCACACCCCGGTGGCCGATTTCGTGACCTCCCGCGGGATCAACCTTCCCTGCGCCAGCAAGATCACGGAAGATGACGTGGACTACGCCTGCAACGTGATCCGCAACCTGCTGCTGGGGGAGTGAGTAATTTATCAGGACATGGCCCTTGGTCTGACACACCCCGTCGACTCCGTCGCCACCCCTCTTTTTAGAGGGGAATAGATGCCCGTTAGCCCAGCCCCGGCTCAAAGCCCGGGGGAGGGCAGAAAATCCCCTCTCGAGAGGGGTGCCCGCTGAAAGCGGGCGGGGTGTGTAACGGTCGAGCCCGGTAGGGGCTACAGAAAGTAATTTCAAGGATATGCCTTTGAGCACCGTTCCCGAAATCCTGGCCGCGCGACGCGCCCGGGCCGCCGACATCCGGCGCAACGCCCTGCGCATGGTGCACCATGCGGACGCCAGCCATATCGGCAGCAGCCTGAGCATCGCCGATATCCTGGCCCACCTCTATGGCGGGGTGCTGCGGGTGGACCCGTCCGCGCCCGAGGACCCGCAGCGCGACCGTCTGATTGTCTCCAAGGGCCATGCCGCGGCCGGGGTCTACTCCGCCCTGGCCGGGGCCGGGTTTTTCCCGCTGGAGTGGCTGGCGCGCTACTGCGATGACGGGTTCGTGCTGGCCGGCCATGTGACCCGCAAGGGTGTGCCCGGGGTGGAGCTTTCCACCGGCTCGCTGGGTCACGGCCTGCCCGTGGCGGTGGGCATGGCGTTCGCCCTGCGGGACAGGCAACCCGTGCCGCGCGTGTTCGCTCTTCTGTCCGACGGCGAGTGCGACGAGGGCACCACCTGGGAGAGCGCCCTGATCGCGGCGCGCTACGCCCTGGATAACCTCGTTCTCATCATCGACTACAACAAGATTCAATCCCTGGGGCGGGTGGAGGACGTGCTCCCGCTGGAGCCGTTGGCCGACAAGTGGCGCGCGTTCGGCTGGGCCGTGCGCGAGGCCCAGGGCCATGACCATGCCGACCTGGCCGCCGCGTTCGAGGCCCTGCCCTACGGAGCGGGAAAGCCCTCCCTGCTGATCGCCCACACGGTCAAGGGCAAGGGCGTGGACTACATGGAAAACACCGTGCGCTGGCACTACAAGTCGCCCAACGATGAGCAACTGGCCGAGGCCCTGCGCCAGATCGATTCCGCCGAGGAGGGCTCCCGGTGAGAACCGCGTTCATCAACACCCTGGCCGAGCTGGCCGCGGCCGACCCCGAGCTCTACCTCTGCGTGGGCGACCTGGGATATTCGGTGATCGAGTCTTTCCAGGAGAAATTCCCTCAGCAGTACCTGAACCTGGGGATCGCCGAGCAAAGCCTGATCGGGTTCGCCGCCGGGCTCAGCCTGGCCCGTCCGGCGCGGGTGTTTGTCTACAGTATCGCCAATTTCCCGGTGCTGCGGCCCCTGGAGCAGATACGCAACGATGTCTGCTACCACCGGGCGGATGTGAAAATTGTCTCCGTGGGAGGGGGCCTCAGCTACGGCTCCCAGGGCTACACGCATTTCGGGATCGAGGACCTGGCCGCAATGCGCGCCCTGCCGGGGATGACTGTCTGCTCGCCGGCGGATGCGGCCGAGGTGCGGGTGGCGGTGCGCCTGGCCGTTGAGCACCCCGGTCCCTGGTTCATCCGCCTGGGCAAAAACCGCGAGAAAGTGATCCACGCCGCGGGCGACCCGCCGCTACAATACGGACGCTCGCTGACTTTATCCGAGGGGAATGACGGGACGATCGTGGCCTGCGGGGCGGTGACCTGGGAGGCGATGCAGGCGGTGGAGCGCCTGCGTGATGAGCATGGAATGAACGTGCGTCTACTGAGCTGCCCGTTTGTCAAGCCGCTGGACGAGGCCGCGATCCTGACAGCCGCGGCCCAAACCCCCTGGCTGATCAGCCTGGAGGAGCACACCCTCTGCGGCGGGCTGGGCAGCGCGGTGAGCGAGGTCCTGGCGCGTGAGGGCGCCGGGGTGCCGCTGAAACGCCTGGGCCTGCCCGAGAACCTGGACACGGTGGGCAGCCAGGCCTACCTGCGTTCCTGCTTCGGCCTGGACATGTCCGCGGTCTGCACCTGCGCCCTGGAGCTGGCCCGGGCCGGCCGCGGCTGAACTCTTATTTCTTGCGCGAACGAGCCTCCAGAAACACCCGCCCGAAAAACCAGAACGACGCACCAAGAGACAGGACCAGAGACAAAGCCCAGGGATGGCTGAACGCCGGATCGGTGCCCAAGCGCCGCCCGAACAAGGCCAGGGTTTCCCTCAGGTTTTTCACCCACCGGTACAGCCCCACCACCTCCAACTTTTCTCCGCCCGGCAGGACTGTCCCTTCTCCCGCGACCTCCGCCAGCTCCAGGCTCAGCGTCTGCCTGTCCCGAATCGTCTCGAATTCGATTTCCCGCCCGTAGAGCTGTCCCTCCTGCTCCAGGCTGTCCCGGACTGTCAGCACCTGCGCTCCTCCGGTAAAACGGAACGGCAGCCCAGGGCCGGACACGGCCCCGGCCGGACCTATCCCCTTTAGACCGTAGAGTCCCTCCTCCTGCGGGGTGAAACGCGCGGTCTGCACTCCGGTCGCACTGCCCGCCGGGTCGAGGGCCAGCGGCGAGACCGTGCTCCAGGTGACCAGCGGCGCGGTGGCCGTGCGGCGCTCGGCCCTCCACCTTGAAACCCCGAGCAGGACTGTCCCGAGCAGGAACAGGCACAGCGCCGCTGTGGCCCAGCGGGCGGCTGCGGCCAGAAGGTTGCCGGCGAGCAGCTTTTCCACCTGTCGCGGCCACCACAGGCGGACAAGGAGCAGCAGGGAGACGGCCAGGAACAGACGGTAGAACAGGGGATAAAGCGGCGCGGTGTTCAGCACCTGTGACATAAGCGTGTCCAGGGTCGGCAGAGCGCCGAACAGGTGCTCATCCAGCGGCTTGAACAGCCGCATCTGTATCTGCGGATACTGCGGCCATCTCAGGAGGGCGCAAAAGAAAGCATGCAGCGTTCCGAGCCAGAAAAAGGCCCGGTCGCGGCTCATCATAAGGATAAGGAACGGTGAAATCCAGACATAGTATCGTATTTCCAGTCCCGTTCCCAGACAGAGCAGCAACATCAGGCCAGTAAACATCCGCTCCGGGCCGTCCTGCTCAAATCGTGCCCGCTCCAGCCCAGCCCCGCGCCGGTTCAGGAACGACCAAGCCAGAAGCCCCAGGTAGCCGCCCGCGAACAGAGCTTTCTGGGCCAGGTGCAGCAGGCCCGGGGCCTCGGCCCGCTCCGTGGCCTCCACGTGGAAGAAATGCCGCAACACCTGGCCGTGGGTGGCCAGGAAGAGCGGCGCCAGCACCAGCACGAACGGCGTGGCGGCCCAGGCTGCCAGGCGCAGGAACTCCTTGCGGCTTCTTCCGTAGTACAGCAGCACCGGCGGGATGAACACCGCCGGGAACAGCTTGACCATCACCCCGGTGCTCAGCAGGGCCAGCGCCGGGCCGGGCTTCTTGCGGACCAGCAACAGCAGGGCCATGACAGTCAGGGCGGTGGTCATGATGTCGTGTTGTCCCTGCGCGTAGGTTGTTACAAGCAGGAACGGGTTGAGCATCCAGAGCGCGAAGGCCCAGACCCGTCGTCGCGGGTCGGCGACAAGCAGCAGCAGCGAAGCGGCCACGGCCGCATCGAACAACAGGTAGGGCGCCTTGACCAGGAACAGGTTGCGGTACAGACGGTAATGGCCGGGATCCTGGAAAAAACTCCCTCCAGCTGCCGGGCCGCTCCCGTCATGGATGAAACCGGCGCGGTAGGTCCCCCAGCAGTGTTCCAGCCACGGGGCAAGCTGCGGCGAGAGACGGTCGTTCATGACGCGGAACGCTCCGGCCAGGTAGTAGTACATGGGCGGATAGGTGGCGGAAAACTGGGGCCCCAGACGGTAGGTGTCATCGTAATGCGCGTAGATATTGAGATGTCCGGCGGTCACCTCGCGCAGCATGTACTGAAGGTCGATCACGTCACTCTGAAACGTGACCGGCATCAGCGCCAGCCGGAAAAACAGGCCGGCGAAAGCCCAGGCCAGGATCAGGTTTCGCGTGCGGCTGTGAACCAAACGGCCCTCCCTCGACTGTCTCATTCAGTCAGGCGGCATATGAGCGAAGAACATCGTTCAGGTCATCAACCGCGCCACCCGCGCGGCCACGGTCTCCAGGAACGCACGGTCGGCCGGGGTGAAAGGCGCCAGGCGGTGGGAATCGATATCCAGCTCGCCCAGGACCTCGCCCTCCCGCAGCAGCGGGACCACGATCTCGGCGCGCACCTCGACGCTGCACGCAAGGTAATTGCTCTCCCTGGCAATGTCCTGCACGACTAATGTCTCGGCCCGCTGGGCCGCCTGCCCGCAGACTCCCAATCCGAACGGGATGTGCACGTGCCCGGTCGGCGCGCCGCAAAAGGGCCCCAGAGCCAGCCAGCCGGGGCTTTCCACCAGGTAGAACCCGACCCAGTCGTAATGCGGCGCTGCACCTCGCAGCAGGGAGCACAGCGCGGCCAGCCTGTCCACGAGAGGGCCCGCCCCACCCAATATCTCCTCCACCCGAAGCAGTAATGCGCTGAAATCTGGCTGCTGAGCGTCCTTCGGACGTTGCGTTTCCATCCTTTTTCCTTTTTATCATCCGGCCGACAGTGTATTATAAAGCCGGTCCATCCAGACCGGGATTGCACTCCGATAAATATGCCACTGACTGTTCCTGAATTCAACACACTATAAACATCTGTTTCCACTTGATGGAAAGGAGCGCGCGATGAAACGCAGGAATTTCGTCAAGGGTGCAGTGGCCGGGACCGCCGCAGCAGCGGCTATATCGTTGCCGGTCGGGATCGGTTGCGCTGGGCCGGCCGCGACCAAGCAGGCCGAGCGCTCCAAAGTCCTGCCGAAACGTCCGTTCAACAGCCCCTACGAGGGCGAGTTCCTGAACCGGGTGGCTTTCCCGCTGGGCGGCCTGGGCGCGGGGATGCTCTGCCTGGAGGGGACCGGCGCGCTGTCGCATGTTTCGCTGCGCAACCGGCCGAATATGTTTCACGAGCCGCTGACGTTCGCCGCGGTGTGTGTCAAGGGGCAGAAAAACATCGCCCGCGTGCTCGAGGGGCCGGTGCCGGGCTGGAAAGCTTTCGGCAACCCCGACACCAACGGCGGTACGAAAAACAAGAACTACGGGCTGCCACATTTCCGCTCTGCGGTCTTCGAGACGCGTTTCCCGTTCGCCACCGTGAACCTGAAAGACGACAAGCTGCCACTGGAAGCGGTGCTCACCGGCTGGAGCCCGTTCATTCCCGGCGACCCGGACAGCTCCAGCCTGCCGGTGGCTGCTCTGGAGTATACGTTCCACAACCCCGGAAAGCAGGCGCTGGAGGCGGTCTTCTCGTTCAACTCCAATAACTTCATGGCCGCGGGTTGGGATGACGCCGGCCCTCAATACAGTGAATTACGAAAGCATGCCTCGGTAGGTGCGGTCCCGGGCGGTTTCATCCTCCGTCAGAAAGGCACGGACGATAGGCCCTGGCTCGAGGGTGCTTTCTGCGCCGTGGTGGATGATCCGAACACGAAAGTCAACTGCCGCTGGTTCCGCGGCGGCTGGTTCGACCCACTCACCCTGGCCTGGAAGGCCGTGGAGGAGGGAGCAACTCCAGAAGCCACGCCGTTCGACCAGGGAAATCCGAGCCCTGGAGCGAGTCTGTTCCTCCCGTTCAGTCTGGCCGCGGGCGAAAGCCGCACGGTCCGGCTGCTTCTGTGCTGGTACGTACCCGAGTCCAACCTCCACGAAGGCGACGACCCGGATTGCTGCTCCGATAAAACCGGCAACCACTCCTGCTGCGACCCCACTGTCCCGGAAAAGAACTACAAGCCCTGGTACAGCGGGCAGTTCGCCAATGCCGAGGACCTGGCCGCTTTCTGGGCGAAGAACGTGTCCGCCCTGCGCGAGAAATCGGAGAAATTCAGCCGGGCGTTCTACGACACCACCCTGCCTCCCGAGGTGGTGGAGGCGGTGGCGGCCAACCTGACCATCCTCAAAAGCCCCACCGTGCTGCGCCAGACTGACGGACGCATGTGGGCCTGGGAGGGCTGCAGCGATACCAGTGGCTGCTGCGAGGGAAGCTGCACGCATGTCTGGAACTACGCCCAGGCCGTACCCCACCTGTTCCCCTCGCTCGAGCGCAGCCTGCGCCTGACCGAGTTCAAGGTGGACCAGGACCCCAGCGGCCACCAGGTGTTCCGCGCCGGGCTGCCCGTGCGGACGATCTTGCACACTTACTACGCCGCGAGCGATGGTCAGCTGGGCGGGATCATGAAAGTCTACCGCGAGTGGCGGATCAGCGGCGACAACGCCTGGCTGGCCTCGTTCTGGCCCCAGGTGCGCACCTCACTCGATTACTGTATCGAAGCCTGGGACCCCCGTCACCACGGAGTGCTGGAGGAACCGCACCACAACACTTACGATATCGAGTTCTGGGGCGCGGAGCCGATGTGCTCCAGTTTCTACCTGGGCGCCCTGCGCGCCGCCACGCTGATGGGCGAGGCGCTGGGTGACGCGGTGCCGCTCTACAAGGAGCTATACGACAAGGGCCGCGCCGTGCTGGAGAAAGAGCTGTTCGACGGTGAGTATTTCTTTCAGAAAATCCAGTGGGAGGGCCTGCGCGCCGGCAACCCGGTGGAGGCATCCAAAAACAGCGCCTGGGGCGAATACTCTCCCGAGGCACTGGAGCTGCTGCAGAAAGAAGGCCCCAAGTACCAGTACGGCACGGGCTGCCTGAGCGACGGGGTGCTGGGGGCCTGGATCGCCGCGGTCTGCGGGGTGGGCAATGTGCTGGATGAACTCAAGGTGCTCAGCCACCTCAACGCCGTGCACAGCTACAATTTCCGCACCGACCTTTCGGAGCACGCCAACCCGCAGCGCCCGGGTTACGCCCTGGGAGCGGAGGGCGGGTTGCTGCTCTGCTCCTGGCCCAAGGGCGGGAGCCTCTCGCTTCCGTTCGTCTACTCCAACGAGGTCTGGACCGGGATCGAGTACCAGGTGGCCAGCCACCTGATGCTCTGCGGCGAGGTGGACAAGGGCCTCGACATCGTGCGGGCCTGCCGAGCGCGTTATGACGGGCGGGTGCGTAACCCGTTCAACGAGTACGAGTGCGGCCACTGGTACGCCCGCGCCATGAGCAGCTACGGCCTTCTGCAGGGCCTTACCGGGGTGCGCTACGACGCCGTGGACAGGACCCTCTACATCAAGCCCTCGATCCGCGGCGATTTCCGCAGCTTCCTGTCCACCGCCACGGGCTACGGCACGGTGGGAGTCAAGGACGGCAAGCCGTTCGTGGAGGTGGCCGAGGGCAAGATCGAGGTGGCGAAGACCGAGTACACTCCCCTGGCCTGAGCGCGGCGCCACGGTGAAGCGGCGCTCTTGTGTTCCTGCCGGGTTTTTTCCATACTTATGGCACAGGGACACGCTGGCCGGTACGGCCGGCGGGAGCGCTCTGGCTGAACTGAGTCGCGATTGGGTTACGGAGGGAAGATGATTCTGGTTATCGGGGCCACTGGCCCGGTGGGGTCGGAGTTGGTCCGGTTGCTGGCCGAGTCCGGGGCGACTGTGCGGGCCATGACCCGCGACTTGTCCCGCGCCGAAAAGCTGCTGCTTCCGGGGGTGGAGCTGGTGCAGGCCGACCTGGGCCGTCCGGCCAGCCTCAAGCCTGCGTTCAAGGGCGTGGAGCGGGTGTTCCTGGCCAGCCCCGGCGGGCCGGAGATGGTGGCGCAGCAGAACGAGGCGGTCAAGCAGGCGAAGAAAGCCAAAGTCGGCCTGCTGGTGAAGCTCTCCGGCCTGGGGGTGAGCGCCGATTCACCTTCACAGATATTCCGCTGGCACGCCCAGAACGAGGTCAAGCTGGCCAAATCCGGGCTGCCACACGTGATCCTGCGCGGCAATTTCTTCATGCAGAACATTCTGGGCCACGCGGCTACGATCCGCGAGCAGGGAGCGTTCTACATCCCCCTGGGCGAGGGGCGCGCCAGCCAGGTGGACACCCGCGACATCGCCGCCGCCGCTGCCGCGGTGCTCCTGGGCGAGGGCCACGCCGGGGCCGAGTACGAGCTGACCGGCCCGGAGAGTATCACCGCCGATCGCCTGGCCGAGGTGCTGAGCGAGGAGCTGGGGCGCGAGGTTCGCTACATCCCGGTGACCGCCGAGGCCGCCACCGCCTCGATGATCCGCTCCGGGGCGCCAGAATGGCTGGCCCGCGACATCCCCCGGCTCTTGACCTACTGGGCCGACAGCCTCAACGACCGGGTGACCGAGGACCTCGGGCGCCTGACCGGCAAGCCGCCGCGGGATTTCCGCCAGTTCGTGCGGGACCACCGCGCCGCGTTCGAATGAGACTCCACACCTTCAAACGGATTTTTCCAGAGCTTGCGCAGGGGCGGGTGCCGAACCCGCCCCTTTTTCATTGTCATCAGATATCTCTGATTTGACAACCCCCGCCCGCTACGCGGGCACCCCCTTTATTAAGGGGGAGTTCAACGACCCAATCAGTAGCATTCGCCGCAGCTCGGTCTATCGGCTTTCAATCCCCTTTAGAAAAGGGTGAAACAGGGGGTTGTGCTTTACGGATACAGCAATCCGGCCCCGAGGGAAAATGCAGCCAGCCAATCCCGGTTGGATCGAACTCAGAACTTGAAACTGAGCGCGCTGCAGATCTGGTGAATGCGGCCCCAGTCCTTGACATTGCGGGAGCGCGAGGAGTAGATCATGTAGTAGAGCAGAAGATCGGAAGAGGGATTCAGGGTCAGCGAGACCCCGGTGGAAAAATCGCTCGGGTCGGCCCAGGCGCGGCGCAGGCTGCGCTGCACTGTCAGGTAGTAGTCGTAGTAGACCCAGGCCCGGCAGGGGGTCCCGCCGGCGCGGAAAGCGTAGGAAAGACGCAGCAGCGGCCGCAGGTAGACCAGCTCGAACCCGCCGGCCGCATCCAGCTGGAACCTCTGGCGCAGGTCCAGCTCCCAGGGGCCGCAGCGCGCCAGGCGCAGCGTGGGGTCGAGCATGAGGTAATGCTTCGCCTTCCAGGCGGGGCCGCTCTCCTTATCCTGGAAGCGGTAGTAGACCGGCAGGCGGAAACTCTCGAGCCTCGAGGTGCGGTACTCGACGCCCAGGTCGCTCAGGAAGAAATAATAATCCCCCAGGGCGCTGCGGAACCGCGCCTGGACCAGACCGCGCAGGGTCAGCTCCGGCGAGGCTTTCCAGTTCGCGCCCAACTGAAAGCGCTGGATCAGGCTGTGCTGGTCGGCGAGCAGGTAAGTCGGCGCAAGGCCGAGCCCGGTCAGCACTATCGCTCCGAGCACCAAGCGCCGAAAAATGGCCATCCGTTTCTCGCGGTCGGGGGAAAAGAGGAAGGGGCACGGCGCGCCGGACTTGGCCTCAGCCCGCAATCCCTCAACAAAACGAACGTAGGGGCGGGTTTGAAACCCGCCCCTACAGTCAACAATTCCTCAAGAACTCGCTTCAGGCTTCGGGAGAGGCTTAAATCCAGCCCTTGGCCTTGTAGACCTTCTTCATGTCATCGAGAGTCTGGGCTTTCAGGCCCTCGGCGGAGCCGGCGGTGCCCAGGTCGCGCATCTTCTGCGCCACCAGCTTGGCCAGGGCCTCGCGGGCGGGCTTCAGGTAGTCGCGCGGATCGAACTTCTCCGGGGTCTCGGCGAACACCTTGCGGATCGCGCCGGTGATCGCAATCCGGCCGTCACTGTCGATATTGACCTTGCGCACGCCGAACGGGATCACGCTCTGGATCTGGTCCATCGGCACGCCCTTGGCGTTGGGCATCTTGCCGCCGTACTTGTTCACGATGTCGACCAGCTCCTGGGGCACGCTGCTGCTGCCGTGCATCACCATGAACAGCTCTGGCATGCGGGTGTTGATCTCCTTGACGATATGCAGGGCCAGCTTCGGCTCGGCCTTGAACTTATAGGCCCCGTGGCTGGTGCCGATCGCCACGGCCAGGGCATCCACCTGGGTTTTCTTGACGAACTCGATGGCCTGGTCCGGGTCGGTCAGACTCACCTTGCCGCTGCCCACACCGTCCTCGATCCCGCCCAGGGTGCCCAGCTCACCCTCGACCGTCACTCCCAGCGGGTGGGC harbors:
- a CDS encoding non-lysosomal glucosylceramidase; amino-acid sequence: MKRRNFVKGAVAGTAAAAAISLPVGIGCAGPAATKQAERSKVLPKRPFNSPYEGEFLNRVAFPLGGLGAGMLCLEGTGALSHVSLRNRPNMFHEPLTFAAVCVKGQKNIARVLEGPVPGWKAFGNPDTNGGTKNKNYGLPHFRSAVFETRFPFATVNLKDDKLPLEAVLTGWSPFIPGDPDSSSLPVAALEYTFHNPGKQALEAVFSFNSNNFMAAGWDDAGPQYSELRKHASVGAVPGGFILRQKGTDDRPWLEGAFCAVVDDPNTKVNCRWFRGGWFDPLTLAWKAVEEGATPEATPFDQGNPSPGASLFLPFSLAAGESRTVRLLLCWYVPESNLHEGDDPDCCSDKTGNHSCCDPTVPEKNYKPWYSGQFANAEDLAAFWAKNVSALREKSEKFSRAFYDTTLPPEVVEAVAANLTILKSPTVLRQTDGRMWAWEGCSDTSGCCEGSCTHVWNYAQAVPHLFPSLERSLRLTEFKVDQDPSGHQVFRAGLPVRTILHTYYAASDGQLGGIMKVYREWRISGDNAWLASFWPQVRTSLDYCIEAWDPRHHGVLEEPHHNTYDIEFWGAEPMCSSFYLGALRAATLMGEALGDAVPLYKELYDKGRAVLEKELFDGEYFFQKIQWEGLRAGNPVEASKNSAWGEYSPEALELLQKEGPKYQYGTGCLSDGVLGAWIAAVCGVGNVLDELKVLSHLNAVHSYNFRTDLSEHANPQRPGYALGAEGGLLLCSWPKGGSLSLPFVYSNEVWTGIEYQVASHLMLCGEVDKGLDIVRACRARYDGRVRNPFNEYECGHWYARAMSSYGLLQGLTGVRYDAVDRTLYIKPSIRGDFRSFLSTATGYGTVGVKDGKPFVEVAEGKIEVAKTEYTPLA
- a CDS encoding ketose-bisphosphate aldolase codes for the protein MPLVPMKQLLEVAAKGNFAVGAYNVNNMEQIQAIMMAARETKSVVIIQASRGALKYSNFTYLKYLMLAAAEENPDIPVALHLDHGNSLETCKEAIALGFTSVMIDGSLKEDSKTPTTFEENVAVTRAVAEFAHPLGVTVEGELGTLGGIEDGVGSGKVSLTDPDQAIEFVKKTQVDALAVAIGTSHGAYKFKAEPKLALHIVKEINTRMPELFMVMHGSSSVPQELVDIVNKYGGKMPNAKGVPMDQIQSVIPFGVRKVNIDSDGRIAITGAIRKVFAETPEKFDPRDYLKPAREALAKLVAQKMRDLGTAGSAEGLKAQTLDDMKKVYKAKGWI
- a CDS encoding transketolase, which codes for MRTAFINTLAELAAADPELYLCVGDLGYSVIESFQEKFPQQYLNLGIAEQSLIGFAAGLSLARPARVFVYSIANFPVLRPLEQIRNDVCYHRADVKIVSVGGGLSYGSQGYTHFGIEDLAAMRALPGMTVCSPADAAEVRVAVRLAVEHPGPWFIRLGKNREKVIHAAGDPPLQYGRSLTLSEGNDGTIVACGAVTWEAMQAVERLRDEHGMNVRLLSCPFVKPLDEAAILTAAAQTPWLISLEEHTLCGGLGSAVSEVLAREGAGVPLKRLGLPENLDTVGSQAYLRSCFGLDMSAVCTCALELARAGRG
- a CDS encoding GAF domain-containing protein; the protein is METQRPKDAQQPDFSALLLRVEEILGGAGPLVDRLAALCSLLRGAAPHYDWVGFYLVESPGWLALGPFCGAPTGHVHIPFGLGVCGQAAQRAETLVVQDIARESNYLACSVEVRAEIVVPLLREGEVLGELDIDSHRLAPFTPADRAFLETVAARVARLMT
- a CDS encoding DegT/DnrJ/EryC1/StrS family aminotransferase; translation: MDRVIPSGGPWITEKEVQYVADACANGWYDNWHDYLDRFEDGMRKMVGVKHAIATSSCTGALHLSMAALGIKPGDEVIVPESTWISGVTCICYQGATPVFVDIEPDTWCMDPECFRKAITSRTKAVIPVHMYGHPAEMDTIMQIAAEHGIAVIEDAAPGIGSLYKGKPAGSIALGATFSFQGAKPLVMGEGGCLVTNDDNFFDRAYYYWDHCRDNSQVLYLTGIGFKYKLSNIQAALGLAQLERMDEIIEKRRQIFFWYRDRLGNIEGLRLNAERPGCRNNFYVPTMIVEKDFGIEPVPLMAAMNQRGVRNRPFFRPISKFPMFKPAHTPVADFVTSRGINLPCASKITEDDVDYACNVIRNLLLGE
- a CDS encoding DUF2029 domain-containing protein, giving the protein MVHSRTRNLILAWAFAGLFFRLALMPVTFQSDVIDLQYMLREVTAGHLNIYAHYDDTYRLGPQFSATYPPMYYYLAGAFRVMNDRLSPQLAPWLEHCWGTYRAGFIHDGSGPAAGGSFFQDPGHYRLYRNLFLVKAPYLLFDAAVAASLLLLVADPRRRVWAFALWMLNPFLLVTTYAQGQHDIMTTALTVMALLLLVRKKPGPALALLSTGVMVKLFPAVFIPPVLLYYGRSRKEFLRLAAWAATPFVLVLAPLFLATHGQVLRHFFHVEATERAEAPGLLHLAQKALFAGGYLGLLAWSFLNRRGAGLERARFEQDGPERMFTGLMLLLCLGTGLEIRYYVWISPFLILMMSRDRAFFWLGTLHAFFCALLRWPQYPQIQMRLFKPLDEHLFGALPTLDTLMSQVLNTAPLYPLFYRLFLAVSLLLLVRLWWPRQVEKLLAGNLLAAAARWATAALCLFLLGTVLLGVSRWRAERRTATAPLVTWSTVSPLALDPAGSATGVQTARFTPQEEGLYGLKGIGPAGAVSGPGLPFRFTGGAQVLTVRDSLEQEGQLYGREIEFETIRDRQTLSLELAEVAGEGTVLPGGEKLEVVGLYRWVKNLRETLALFGRRLGTDPAFSHPWALSLVLSLGASFWFFGRVFLEARSRKK
- a CDS encoding SDR family oxidoreductase is translated as MILVIGATGPVGSELVRLLAESGATVRAMTRDLSRAEKLLLPGVELVQADLGRPASLKPAFKGVERVFLASPGGPEMVAQQNEAVKQAKKAKVGLLVKLSGLGVSADSPSQIFRWHAQNEVKLAKSGLPHVILRGNFFMQNILGHAATIREQGAFYIPLGEGRASQVDTRDIAAAAAAVLLGEGHAGAEYELTGPESITADRLAEVLSEELGREVRYIPVTAEAATASMIRSGAPEWLARDIPRLLTYWADSLNDRVTEDLGRLTGKPPRDFRQFVRDHRAAFE
- a CDS encoding transketolase — encoded protein: MPLSTVPEILAARRARAADIRRNALRMVHHADASHIGSSLSIADILAHLYGGVLRVDPSAPEDPQRDRLIVSKGHAAAGVYSALAGAGFFPLEWLARYCDDGFVLAGHVTRKGVPGVELSTGSLGHGLPVAVGMAFALRDRQPVPRVFALLSDGECDEGTTWESALIAARYALDNLVLIIDYNKIQSLGRVEDVLPLEPLADKWRAFGWAVREAQGHDHADLAAAFEALPYGAGKPSLLIAHTVKGKGVDYMENTVRWHYKSPNDEQLAEALRQIDSAEEGSR